From the genome of Alkalibaculum bacchi, one region includes:
- a CDS encoding glucose-6-phosphate isomerase family protein gives MKKDKLYYIKEVNKVKIKNPKLWHKMPGGIIEGENVLYSRKYLKDVENLYKSKEISNEGKNTLMYEVYSYSEGDETQYGNLFWGLTILHPVYIEKECNMTKGHFHENRNCVEYYFGLEGEGLLLLMDEMGQMSAEKVLPGSLHYIAGNFAHRLVNIGEIPLKIGACWPTTAGHDYRAVEEMPFPYRIYKNNGKIELVER, from the coding sequence ATGAAAAAAGATAAACTTTATTACATAAAAGAGGTGAATAAAGTGAAAATAAAAAATCCAAAGTTATGGCATAAGATGCCTGGTGGTATTATAGAGGGCGAAAACGTCCTATACAGTAGAAAATATCTAAAGGATGTAGAAAATCTCTACAAAAGCAAAGAAATCTCAAATGAGGGTAAGAATACCCTCATGTATGAGGTTTACTCCTATAGTGAAGGTGATGAAACGCAATATGGAAATTTGTTTTGGGGACTTACGATACTTCATCCTGTGTATATTGAAAAGGAATGTAATATGACGAAGGGTCATTTTCATGAGAATCGAAATTGTGTTGAATATTATTTTGGCTTAGAGGGAGAGGGCTTGCTCCTTTTAATGGATGAAATGGGGCAAATGTCGGCAGAAAAGGTATTGCCTGGTTCTCTTCACTATATTGCTGGAAACTTTGCTCATAGGCTAGTGAATATAGGAGAAATTCCACTTAAAATTGGAGCATGCTGGCCTACTACTGCTGGACATGATTATAGAGCAGTTGAGGAAATGCCATTTCCATATAGAATTTACAAAAATAATGGAAAAATAGAGCTTGTAGAGAGATAG
- a CDS encoding PTS system mannose/fructose/sorbose family transporter subunit IID has product MSDTKGIKKISKKTLNKSFWLWFYGHQVCYSLELMQTLGYMTAMNPVIDELYDTNEEKRDALNTYSTFFNTEPQLGTVVVGITAGLEEARANGENVDDEMIAGIRSGLMGPIAGIGDSLIVGTLIPILLGIGLGLSTGGSPLGAIFYIVVWNLIAILGMKFLYFKGYELGGKAVEVIVGEKAKAIRESIVMVGTVVIGAVSASWVNVTTALKMTNPEGEVIIDLQNTLDGIFPKLLTVLTVLFCWWLMAKKKMGPTKVMGLLVVIAFIGVLLGIFDPGLTY; this is encoded by the coding sequence ATGAGTGACACAAAAGGAATAAAAAAGATTTCTAAAAAAACACTTAATAAATCTTTTTGGTTATGGTTTTATGGTCATCAAGTTTGTTATTCTCTTGAATTGATGCAAACTCTTGGTTACATGACAGCTATGAATCCTGTTATAGATGAGTTATATGATACAAATGAAGAGAAAAGAGATGCTCTAAATACATATTCAACTTTCTTTAATACTGAGCCACAACTTGGAACCGTCGTCGTTGGTATTACAGCTGGTTTAGAAGAAGCGCGAGCTAATGGTGAAAATGTTGATGATGAAATGATTGCCGGAATTCGTTCTGGACTAATGGGTCCTATTGCAGGTATTGGTGACTCTCTAATCGTTGGAACATTAATTCCAATTCTACTAGGTATTGGATTAGGTCTTTCTACTGGTGGTTCTCCATTAGGTGCGATTTTCTATATTGTCGTATGGAATTTAATTGCTATATTAGGAATGAAATTCCTTTACTTTAAGGGATATGAACTTGGTGGTAAAGCGGTTGAAGTCATTGTAGGTGAGAAAGCTAAGGCTATAAGAGAATCTATTGTAATGGTTGGAACAGTAGTTATCGGTGCAGTATCAGCTTCATGGGTTAATGTTACAACGGCCCTCAAGATGACTAATCCTGAAGGCGAAGTTATTATCGATCTTCAAAACACCCTAGATGGTATTTTTCCAAAATTACTGACTGTGTTAACTGTTTTATTCTGTTGGTGGTTGATGGCTAAGAAGAAAATGGGACCAACAAAGGTAATGGGTTTGTTAGTAGTCATTGCTTTTATAGGTGTATTACTTGGTATCTTTGATCCAGGTCTAACATATTAA
- a CDS encoding PTS mannose/fructose/sorbose/N-acetylgalactosamine transporter subunit IIC, with product MEINIFQAILLGFFASLSSMPGMGGTTIGNYTLGRPLVGGLVCGIILGDIQLGIIVGAAVQVVYIALITPGGAVAADTRAISYIGVPLAMVAISSLGIDPNSAQAIQMATAFGAAVGTLGTVLYYGTVTFNLIWQHKALKAVNEFKFNKLNVYDMAYPWIGHILTSFIPTIAMTLLGASMVELIKETLPMDGLVMKTLFTVGSLLPAVGIGLLLKQVAQGLSDLLVFLVGFTLAAVMGVNLIGATILGGFIALMNYKIEMAKMTKGFATADGGVMDYDDEEEEI from the coding sequence ATGGAAATTAATATTTTTCAAGCAATACTACTAGGCTTCTTTGCTAGCTTATCAAGTATGCCTGGGATGGGTGGTACCACAATAGGTAACTATACATTAGGGCGTCCTCTTGTTGGGGGTCTTGTATGTGGTATTATCTTAGGAGACATCCAATTAGGTATTATCGTAGGTGCTGCAGTTCAAGTTGTTTATATTGCTCTAATCACGCCAGGTGGGGCAGTAGCTGCAGATACTCGTGCTATCAGTTATATAGGTGTTCCTTTGGCCATGGTAGCTATTTCTAGTCTTGGCATAGATCCAAATTCAGCTCAAGCAATTCAAATGGCAACAGCTTTTGGTGCTGCAGTAGGTACACTTGGAACAGTACTGTATTATGGAACAGTTACATTTAACTTAATTTGGCAACATAAAGCTTTAAAAGCAGTAAACGAATTCAAATTTAACAAATTAAATGTATATGACATGGCGTATCCATGGATTGGACATATCCTAACTAGTTTTATTCCTACTATAGCTATGACTTTATTAGGTGCTAGCATGGTTGAGTTAATTAAAGAAACCCTTCCTATGGATGGTCTAGTAATGAAAACATTGTTTACAGTTGGTAGTTTATTGCCAGCCGTAGGGATTGGCCTTTTATTAAAACAAGTTGCTCAAGGTCTTAGCGATTTATTAGTCTTTTTAGTTGGATTTACTCTCGCCGCAGTAATGGGTGTCAATCTTATCGGAGCCACAATTCTAGGTGGATTTATTGCCTTAATGAACTACAAAATTGAAATGGCTAAAATGACTAAAGGATTCGCAACAGCCGATGGTGGAGTAATGGATTATGATGATGAAGAGGAGGAAATTTAA
- a CDS encoding PTS system mannose/fructose/N-acetylgalactosamine-transporter subunit IIB: MAISFLRIDDRMIHGQTCIGWSMQYPCDGLVLINDNVATTPILKKAFKSATSKKTFIWTYEDWKKKCDQVVASKDNYFVITKEPILMSEILVDDQFDPDGLRHIVVGPCNERPGSKNIGGNQCLLQNEADAVEKMYQAGYTIEFALLKDQSNGTWEKFRDKFGYTK; this comes from the coding sequence ATGGCGATTAGTTTCTTGAGAATAGATGATAGGATGATTCACGGACAAACTTGTATAGGTTGGTCAATGCAGTATCCTTGTGATGGACTAGTATTAATTAATGATAACGTTGCCACGACGCCTATCTTAAAAAAGGCTTTTAAAAGTGCAACGAGTAAAAAAACCTTCATATGGACTTATGAGGATTGGAAGAAAAAGTGCGACCAAGTAGTAGCAAGTAAGGACAACTATTTTGTAATTACAAAAGAACCTATTCTAATGTCTGAAATTTTAGTGGATGATCAATTTGATCCAGACGGATTAAGACATATTGTAGTTGGCCCATGTAATGAGCGACCAGGCTCTAAAAATATAGGTGGAAATCAATGTCTTCTTCAAAACGAAGCAGATGCAGTAGAGAAAATGTATCAAGCTGGCTATACTATTGAATTTGCTTTATTGAAAGATCAATCCAATGGAACATGGGAAAAATTTAGGGATAAATTTGGGTATACCAAATAA
- a CDS encoding PTS sugar transporter subunit IIA, whose protein sequence is MNYVVLVSHGIFAQGVHSVLDMLVGSNRNDILSISLKDGMSGDDFYNEFDKVISMLTEEDKVLLLGDIIGGSPLTNAINCLHERKLLDNTVVFGGINVPLALNAALFKDTVSSIEELKEQLISEATGSLKIVTFEDENDDDDI, encoded by the coding sequence ATGAACTACGTAGTACTCGTTAGTCATGGAATTTTTGCACAAGGAGTTCATAGTGTTTTGGACATGTTGGTAGGTTCAAATAGAAACGATATATTAAGTATTAGTCTTAAGGATGGAATGTCAGGGGACGACTTTTATAACGAATTTGACAAAGTAATCTCAATGTTAACAGAAGAAGATAAAGTCTTACTTCTGGGAGATATTATTGGAGGATCACCACTAACAAATGCTATTAACTGCCTTCATGAAAGAAAATTACTAGATAACACTGTCGTATTTGGTGGTATTAATGTTCCTTTGGCATTGAACGCAGCTTTGTTTAAAGATACTGTTTCTTCTATTGAAGAATTAAAAGAGCAATTAATTTCAGAAGCTACAGGCTCACTAAAGATTGTTACATTTGAAGATGAGAATGATGATGATGACATATAA
- a CDS encoding PHP domain-containing protein, with amino-acid sequence MNKIDLHMHSIYSIDGEYTPKQLVKMCAQKSVKVMALTDHNSIKGVAEAKEYAEESGIHCIPAIELDCTFESATLHVLGYGINTEFEDFNQIEQDILKQEQVASIKRIELVKKLGIVFDTNEAIKLSKDGYISGEMIAEVALKHEENRNHLLMTPYYEGGDRCDNPYVNFYWDICSQGKAAYVPVEYITLKKAIETIKAAGGVSVLAHPGNNVREDKEFLERIIKEGIDGIEVYSSYHTPNQMAFYKEQVEKYSLLQTVGSDFHGKTKPAIEIDSVQCNSQGEKIYHSLMEKINSI; translated from the coding sequence ATGAACAAAATAGATTTACATATGCACTCTATATACAGTATTGATGGAGAGTATACTCCAAAACAATTGGTGAAAATGTGCGCTCAAAAATCAGTAAAGGTAATGGCACTCACGGATCATAATTCTATAAAGGGTGTAGCAGAAGCTAAAGAATATGCAGAGGAGTCTGGAATTCATTGCATTCCTGCTATTGAGTTAGACTGTACCTTCGAAAGTGCAACTTTACATGTACTAGGTTATGGTATTAATACAGAATTTGAAGATTTTAATCAAATTGAACAGGATATACTCAAACAAGAACAAGTGGCGTCCATAAAGAGGATTGAACTCGTCAAAAAACTAGGTATTGTATTTGATACAAATGAAGCCATAAAGCTATCTAAAGACGGCTATATTTCTGGCGAGATGATAGCTGAAGTGGCTTTAAAGCACGAAGAAAATAGAAATCACCTTTTGATGACTCCTTACTATGAGGGAGGAGACAGATGTGATAATCCTTATGTAAATTTCTATTGGGATATTTGTTCACAAGGCAAAGCAGCTTATGTGCCTGTAGAATATATTACTCTAAAGAAGGCTATAGAGACTATTAAGGCAGCAGGGGGAGTTTCGGTTTTAGCACATCCAGGAAATAATGTAAGAGAAGATAAAGAATTTTTGGAAAGAATCATAAAGGAAGGCATTGATGGCATAGAAGTATATAGCAGCTATCATACTCCCAATCAAATGGCATTTTACAAAGAACAGGTAGAAAAATATTCTTTATTACAAACTGTAGGTAGCGATTTTCATGGAAAGACGAAGCCAGCAATAGAAATCGATTCTGTTCAATGTAATAGTCAAGGAGAAAAAATATATCATTCATTAATGGAAAAGATAAACTCAATTTAA
- a CDS encoding DeoR/GlpR family DNA-binding transcription regulator, producing MLGLERKNYILSELDLKKILKINEVAQVLKASPSTIRRDFEELANEGLADKIRGGIAKKNYETDVFRLEKGQSPKDSTAEIKRRLCHMVAQEIQDGQCVFVDGGTTFAYLMEFVQEKKIKIITHNTLLIEKLPPVKPEIILLGGNFSQEFCVNTGQITLEDMKRFQFDYALIGCEGMSLEENATYAADIHIVAPKQLAIERAATRFLILDETKINKRGFMKFATLDQFDKIFIDNGTQIKRIHADVVEFKGND from the coding sequence TTGTTGGGATTAGAAAGAAAAAATTATATTTTATCGGAATTAGACTTGAAAAAAATATTAAAAATTAACGAGGTTGCGCAAGTACTAAAGGCATCACCCTCCACAATTAGAAGAGATTTTGAAGAATTAGCGAATGAGGGTCTAGCGGATAAAATTAGAGGCGGAATAGCAAAAAAGAACTATGAAACAGATGTTTTTCGACTGGAAAAAGGTCAGAGCCCCAAGGATTCTACAGCAGAAATCAAGAGAAGATTATGTCATATGGTAGCTCAAGAGATACAGGATGGACAATGTGTCTTTGTAGATGGTGGAACAACCTTTGCTTATTTGATGGAATTTGTTCAAGAGAAAAAGATAAAAATCATTACCCATAACACTCTCTTAATAGAAAAATTGCCTCCGGTTAAGCCAGAAATCATTTTACTAGGTGGGAATTTTTCTCAAGAGTTTTGTGTAAATACAGGGCAAATTACTCTTGAAGATATGAAAAGATTCCAATTTGATTATGCTCTAATAGGTTGTGAAGGCATGTCTCTAGAAGAAAATGCTACCTATGCGGCAGATATTCATATTGTGGCACCCAAGCAACTTGCTATAGAAAGAGCAGCAACGAGATTTCTCATATTAGATGAGACGAAGATTAATAAACGAGGATTTATGAAATTTGCCACATTAGATCAATTTGACAAGATTTTTATTGATAATGGAACACAGATTAAAAGAATACATGCTGATGTGGTTGAATTTAAAGGAAATGACTAA
- a CDS encoding glycyl-radical enzyme activating protein, whose translation MMKDKALISTIQFYSTKDGPGIRTTVFFVGCNLKCKWCSNPELIEPKVKDMYFKERDTQTYPDEAYERVGYEITVGELFERLMRDKVFYDTSGGGVTFSGGEAALQSEFVIKISRRLREAGVHVALDTAGDIPSYKMKELAESVDMVLYDIKAYDGEIHNRCTGVDNKRILENAQLISDMDKDMIIRMIIVPGYNDALEDVYKRVDFIEGLGKAVKRLDILRYHNLGAGKYERLGIEYTIPIDLACDEESIDLIYSYALNKGFHVNIEP comes from the coding sequence ATGATGAAAGATAAAGCATTGATTTCTACGATACAATTTTATTCTACTAAAGATGGCCCAGGTATACGTACAACTGTTTTCTTTGTAGGATGCAATTTAAAGTGCAAATGGTGTTCTAATCCTGAGTTGATTGAGCCAAAAGTTAAGGATATGTACTTTAAGGAACGCGATACACAGACTTACCCTGATGAAGCTTACGAGAGGGTCGGTTATGAAATAACTGTAGGAGAGTTATTTGAGAGACTAATGAGAGATAAAGTGTTTTATGATACTTCTGGAGGAGGAGTAACCTTCTCTGGAGGAGAAGCAGCACTGCAATCAGAGTTTGTTATAAAGATTTCTCGACGATTAAGAGAAGCAGGAGTTCATGTGGCTCTTGACACAGCGGGAGATATTCCATCATATAAGATGAAAGAATTAGCGGAGTCCGTTGATATGGTTTTATATGATATTAAAGCATATGATGGAGAAATCCACAATAGATGTACAGGAGTAGATAATAAGAGAATATTAGAAAATGCTCAATTGATTTCAGATATGGACAAAGATATGATTATTCGAATGATTATTGTGCCAGGATACAATGATGCTTTAGAAGATGTATATAAGCGAGTAGATTTTATTGAAGGCTTAGGGAAAGCAGTAAAGAGATTAGATATTTTAAGGTATCATAATCTTGGTGCAGGAAAGTATGAACGCTTAGGAATAGAGTATACAATTCCAATAGATCTTGCCTGTGATGAAGAATCCATTGATTTGATTTATTCCTACGCTCTAAATAAAGGATTTCATGTAAATATAGAACCATAA
- a CDS encoding formate C-acetyltransferase/glycerol dehydratase family glycyl radical enzyme: MFEVKQFLEFVPENQDMDLERIQRLQNKMQNRKANICSERALFYTESFRKTEGEDYILRKAKAFAHTLKNMTIYIEEDSLIFGNQASGNFAAPIFPEYSFDWVINELDEFDKRSGDVFYIREQVKDDLRSIKDYWIGNTHADEVKRTTPERIVTSEKQGVLHRGGISNSGDGHIVPNHELIFEKGFRGLINETKDKLKDCKESKSKLFYESAIITLEGALAFIKRYGKLAQEMASKNENPKRRQELLHISKMCETLLEKRVQSFYEGCQVCYLVHMLQMIESNGHSFCYGRFDQYMYPLYKNDIEKGIITKEKALEITTHMFLMNSSNNKIRSYGHTKFSQGYPLYSNLMIGGKKPNGEDGTNELSYLCIEAMNLTSMAEPNFSMRYNQDTPDDLLRLAAKLIRTGCGMPSMFNDDVAVKGLEDLGIPREDALDYCAIGCVETGVPGKYGHRATGMTYVNWGKLVELVLNNGVDPDSGIQMISINGKEGREIEYKNYEELWNAWEKILKYYSDLAVECDAICDRSLIKYDVSPFASCFIDNCMELGRTIKDGGCKYDVISQSNIGPSVVGNSFAAVKKLVFEDKVVSYKELMEAVNANWQGEEAQKILRLARKVPKFGNDEDYVDEIVKDVFDSYLTLLPSYRTERTGQGPEVSCYTMSTSNITSYVPNGLDVGATPDGRVARTPLNEGCSPTQGTDRNGPTAVINSVSKLPNAKVAAGQLLNMRFSPGTLQGDENLEKFIGFLKASRIKGIYHNQFNIVDTETLLDAKKHPENYTDLIVRVAGYCAQFVSLMPEAQDAIIARTQNGW, from the coding sequence ATGTTTGAAGTGAAACAATTTTTAGAATTTGTTCCAGAAAATCAGGATATGGATTTAGAAAGAATCCAACGTTTGCAGAATAAAATGCAAAATAGAAAGGCAAATATATGCAGTGAGCGAGCATTATTTTATACAGAGTCTTTTAGAAAGACTGAAGGGGAAGATTATATTCTAAGAAAGGCTAAAGCCTTTGCTCACACCTTAAAAAATATGACTATTTATATTGAAGAAGATAGCTTGATTTTTGGTAATCAAGCCAGTGGAAACTTCGCTGCACCAATTTTTCCTGAGTACTCCTTTGATTGGGTAATTAACGAGTTAGATGAATTCGATAAAAGAAGTGGTGATGTTTTTTATATTCGTGAACAGGTGAAAGATGATCTGCGAAGTATTAAGGATTATTGGATAGGAAATACTCATGCAGACGAAGTAAAACGTACAACGCCAGAAAGAATTGTGACTTCAGAAAAACAGGGGGTCTTACATAGAGGTGGAATATCCAACTCAGGAGACGGTCATATCGTTCCAAATCATGAATTGATTTTTGAAAAGGGTTTTAGAGGGCTTATTAATGAAACAAAAGATAAATTAAAAGACTGTAAGGAATCTAAATCTAAGCTTTTTTATGAATCAGCTATTATTACTCTTGAAGGCGCTTTGGCTTTTATTAAAAGATACGGCAAACTTGCCCAAGAAATGGCAAGCAAAAATGAAAATCCTAAGAGGCGACAAGAGCTATTACATATAAGTAAAATGTGCGAAACCCTACTAGAAAAGCGTGTACAATCTTTTTATGAAGGTTGTCAAGTCTGCTATTTAGTTCATATGCTACAGATGATAGAAAGTAATGGTCATTCTTTCTGTTATGGCAGATTCGATCAGTATATGTATCCTTTATATAAAAATGATATCGAAAAGGGAATCATCACCAAGGAAAAGGCATTAGAAATCACTACTCATATGTTTCTAATGAATAGCAGCAATAACAAGATTAGATCTTATGGTCATACCAAATTTTCACAAGGATATCCTCTTTATTCTAATCTAATGATTGGAGGAAAGAAACCGAATGGTGAAGACGGTACAAATGAGTTATCTTATTTATGCATTGAAGCCATGAATCTCACATCAATGGCAGAACCTAATTTTTCTATGAGATATAATCAAGATACTCCTGATGATTTGTTGCGACTCGCAGCAAAGTTAATTCGAACAGGTTGTGGAATGCCTTCCATGTTTAATGACGATGTAGCAGTAAAAGGGTTAGAAGATTTAGGAATTCCTCGAGAAGACGCTCTTGATTACTGTGCTATTGGCTGCGTAGAAACTGGGGTTCCTGGAAAATATGGACATCGTGCAACAGGGATGACCTATGTAAACTGGGGAAAACTAGTTGAATTAGTACTGAATAACGGAGTAGATCCAGACTCGGGCATCCAAATGATTTCTATTAATGGCAAAGAAGGCAGAGAAATCGAATATAAAAACTATGAAGAATTATGGAATGCTTGGGAAAAAATACTGAAATACTACTCAGACTTAGCCGTAGAATGTGATGCCATTTGTGATAGATCTCTTATAAAATACGATGTGTCACCCTTTGCTTCATGCTTTATTGATAATTGCATGGAACTTGGAAGGACAATTAAAGATGGGGGATGCAAATACGATGTCATTTCTCAATCGAATATTGGACCAAGTGTTGTTGGTAATTCCTTTGCTGCAGTTAAAAAATTAGTTTTTGAAGATAAAGTCGTAAGCTATAAGGAGCTAATGGAAGCTGTAAATGCTAATTGGCAAGGGGAAGAAGCTCAGAAAATTCTTAGGCTTGCAAGAAAAGTTCCCAAGTTTGGAAATGATGAGGACTATGTAGATGAAATTGTAAAAGATGTATTTGATTCTTATCTCACGCTTTTACCAAGCTATCGAACTGAGCGAACAGGGCAAGGGCCAGAGGTAAGTTGCTATACTATGTCTACCAGCAATATTACTTCATATGTCCCCAATGGACTAGATGTTGGAGCAACCCCTGATGGACGTGTAGCAAGAACGCCTTTAAATGAAGGTTGTTCACCTACCCAAGGAACAGATAGAAATGGACCAACAGCAGTTATTAATTCTGTGTCTAAATTGCCTAATGCAAAGGTCGCTGCAGGACAGTTATTAAATATGCGTTTCTCACCTGGTACCTTACAAGGAGATGAAAACTTAGAAAAGTTTATTGGTTTTTTAAAAGCTAGTAGAATAAAAGGAATCTATCATAATCAATTTAATATTGTGGATACAGAGACTTTATTAGATGCTAAAAAACATCCTGAAAATTATACAGATTTAATTGTTCGAGTTGCAGGGTATTGCGCACAATTTGTATCCCTTATGCCAGAGGCGCAAGATGCCATTATTGCTCGGACACAGAATGGGTGGTAA
- the deoC gene encoding deoxyribose-phosphate aldolase — protein MKPLKKASEMTVKELGSYIDQSVLKPEFSEDDIRKYIQEGIDYGCRTVCINPSSLDIAAELTKGTDTKICVVCDFPFGTSTTESKVAQAELYCKRGDVFELDIVANYGWILSGKWDDVTADIKAVVDVCHKYDVAVKVIFETDTLNEEQVRKSCQCAIVAGADFVKTSTGFLTGFEAYGATPEVIKIMLEECEGKAKVKGSGCIRTREHFLQLIDMGIDRMGVGYRSTPVVLGITEDASVDKNSTY, from the coding sequence ATGAAACCATTAAAAAAAGCAAGTGAAATGACTGTTAAAGAATTAGGTAGTTATATTGATCAATCCGTATTAAAACCTGAATTTTCAGAGGATGATATTCGTAAATATATACAAGAAGGTATTGATTATGGATGTAGAACTGTATGTATTAATCCATCATCCTTAGATATTGCAGCAGAATTAACGAAAGGAACTGATACAAAAATATGTGTTGTCTGCGACTTTCCTTTTGGAACGAGCACAACGGAGTCTAAGGTAGCGCAAGCTGAATTGTATTGCAAACGAGGCGATGTTTTTGAACTTGATATTGTTGCAAACTATGGTTGGATACTCAGTGGAAAATGGGATGATGTAACAGCAGACATCAAAGCGGTAGTAGACGTTTGCCATAAATATGATGTAGCTGTAAAAGTTATTTTTGAAACAGATACATTAAATGAGGAACAAGTAAGAAAGTCTTGCCAATGTGCAATAGTAGCGGGTGCAGATTTCGTAAAAACTAGTACTGGGTTCTTAACAGGATTCGAAGCTTATGGTGCTACACCAGAAGTAATTAAAATTATGCTTGAAGAATGTGAAGGCAAAGCAAAGGTAAAGGGAAGTGGATGTATCCGTACAAGAGAACACTTCTTACAACTCATTGATATGGGTATTGATAGAATGGGCGTTGGTTATAGATCTACACCAGTTGTACTTGGAATTACAGAAGACGCCAGTGTAGATAAAAATTCAACATACTAA
- a CDS encoding YdcF family protein — protein MQNTTLLMNEILHFLADKEKYNVYSQQFDLLIWAGNSICAHGKYVNELLENNIVQKVLITGGVGHATEHLINNIETSFPSFYIDNENARSEAEILRNFMVFNYRLPENLFIIETQSTNTGENALFSKEILKEMEIYPKSILLLQDPLLQKRTKATFRHVWMNNSIRFTNFVPVIPELISFQPKLLFTNKESNIWWRKEYFFSLLFNEISKLHDTKDGYGPKGKNFIEHVDIPSNILYNYRQIKEMYNDKRKIL, from the coding sequence ATGCAAAATACTACCTTATTGATGAATGAAATCCTTCATTTCTTAGCTGATAAAGAGAAATACAATGTCTATTCCCAACAGTTTGATCTGTTAATATGGGCGGGAAATAGTATTTGCGCCCATGGTAAATATGTGAATGAACTATTAGAGAATAACATCGTCCAGAAAGTATTAATAACTGGTGGAGTCGGCCATGCTACAGAGCATCTGATTAATAATATAGAGACATCTTTTCCGTCCTTTTATATTGATAATGAAAATGCTCGTTCAGAAGCTGAGATTTTAAGAAACTTCATGGTATTCAACTATCGATTACCTGAGAACCTTTTCATCATTGAAACCCAGTCAACGAATACGGGAGAGAATGCGCTTTTTTCAAAAGAAATTTTAAAAGAGATGGAAATATATCCAAAGTCTATTTTATTACTACAAGATCCTCTTTTACAAAAGAGAACGAAAGCAACTTTTAGACATGTTTGGATGAATAATAGTATACGCTTTACTAATTTTGTGCCTGTTATTCCAGAATTAATCTCTTTTCAACCCAAACTATTATTTACAAATAAAGAATCAAATATTTGGTGGAGAAAAGAGTACTTTTTTTCTTTGCTCTTCAATGAAATTTCAAAATTACACGATACAAAGGATGGGTATGGACCCAAAGGGAAAAACTTTATTGAGCATGTAGATATCCCTAGTAATATCCTTTACAATTATCGCCAAATAAAGGAGATGTACAATGATAAAAGAAAGATCTTATGA
- a CDS encoding MurR/RpiR family transcriptional regulator — protein MIKERSYEELIKASYSNLSNSEKKVADYILLNGHEVTKLSLCDLAQEISISEPTIIRFAKHIGLSGYSELKLKIMKDWGKKTVSNTDDSLLIDLHIGPEDKLEDLPEKVINITIKGLHDTLNIFNTDNFKKAISVISSANRIDIFGVGNSASIAQDFISKLIRIGLTARFYADNHLQQLSCLSLTNDDVVIAITHSGSTKDVIDTLKLAKEAGATTIALTNYKASLISKYADIELLTGDYETTFYSETMVSRISQLAIVDMLYMGILLSDYEKYTKRLDRVNVLVESKNY, from the coding sequence ATGATAAAAGAAAGATCTTATGAAGAATTAATAAAAGCAAGTTACAGTAATTTAAGTAACTCAGAAAAAAAAGTAGCTGATTATATTCTATTAAATGGTCACGAAGTGACCAAATTGTCATTATGCGATTTAGCACAGGAAATCAGTATAAGTGAGCCTACTATTATTAGATTTGCAAAACATATCGGTTTGTCTGGCTATAGTGAACTAAAGTTAAAAATCATGAAAGATTGGGGAAAAAAGACAGTCTCTAATACAGATGATTCATTGCTAATTGATTTACACATAGGTCCAGAAGATAAATTAGAAGATCTACCTGAAAAAGTAATCAATATTACAATTAAAGGCTTACATGATACCTTAAATATTTTTAATACAGATAATTTTAAAAAAGCAATATCTGTTATTTCTTCAGCTAACCGAATTGATATTTTTGGTGTAGGAAATTCTGCTAGTATAGCACAGGATTTTATCAGTAAATTGATTCGTATTGGCTTAACTGCTCGGTTTTATGCAGATAATCACTTACAACAACTTAGTTGTTTGAGTCTTACTAATGATGATGTGGTTATTGCCATTACCCACTCTGGTAGCACAAAAGATGTTATTGATACTTTAAAGCTTGCAAAAGAAGCTGGTGCAACAACTATTGCTCTTACCAATTATAAAGCTTCTCTTATCTCAAAATACGCTGATATAGAACTTCTTACTGGCGATTATGAAACCACATTTTATAGTGAAACTATGGTATCAAGGATATCTCAACTAGCCATTGTAGATATGCTATATATGGGAATTCTTTTAAGTGATTATGAAAAATATACCAAGAGGCTTGATAGAGTAAATGTTTTAGTAGAAAGTAAGAATTATTAA